The proteins below come from a single Nocardiopsis gilva YIM 90087 genomic window:
- a CDS encoding ATP-binding protein → MDVFTRSFPGLPEQVAEARHWVDDVLTTATSGPGVPDDTIATAVLLLSELCTNVIRYSRSGKQEGRFTVRLVLTSGELEARVADNGAAASVRHLTDCDPDTEGGRGLRLALHFADELGALPNGRGMYYRLVWDTAPASEDAPVAVQEPSR, encoded by the coding sequence GCTTCCCCGGACTCCCCGAACAGGTCGCCGAGGCCCGCCACTGGGTCGACGACGTACTGACCACTGCAACCAGCGGACCCGGCGTCCCGGACGACACCATCGCGACCGCCGTGCTGCTCCTTTCGGAGCTGTGCACGAACGTCATCCGGTACAGCCGGAGTGGGAAGCAAGAAGGGCGGTTCACCGTCCGCCTCGTGCTCACATCCGGTGAGCTTGAGGCACGGGTCGCTGACAACGGCGCCGCGGCTAGCGTGCGCCACCTGACCGACTGCGACCCGGACACCGAAGGCGGCCGAGGGCTGCGGCTCGCCCTGCACTTCGCCGACGAGCTGGGCGCCCTGCCCAACGGCCGCGGAATGTACTACCGCCTCGTCTGGGACACCGCACCAGCTTCAGAGGACGCTCCCGTGGCGGTCCAGGAGCCCAGCCGATGA
- a CDS encoding nuclear transport factor 2 family protein codes for MEEAGQRFDTGQLRHAVEDKDLDAMLALFTDDAEYRIISKGSPPSSPQVLHGRDEIGELMRDIFSRDLSHKLQNVVVEGDHVAFEEVCTYGDGTRVVGMSMADLVNGRIRRVTDIEAWDDVSSKHRADFAVPDETRTFDNGRLDLIHLDEGTVGMFRLEPGWRWSKDVRPIAGTELCQNEHFAFHISGTLRVQFSDGTEIDLKPGQVAHVPPGHDAWVVGDEPVSVLDWSGATHYAKK; via the coding sequence ATGGAAGAGGCAGGCCAGCGGTTCGACACGGGCCAGCTACGCCACGCAGTCGAGGACAAGGACCTCGACGCGATGCTGGCCCTGTTCACCGACGACGCCGAGTACCGCATCATCAGCAAGGGCTCACCGCCGTCGTCTCCACAAGTCCTGCACGGGCGCGACGAGATCGGTGAGCTCATGCGCGACATCTTCAGCCGCGATCTGAGCCACAAACTACAGAACGTGGTGGTGGAGGGCGACCACGTCGCCTTCGAGGAAGTGTGCACCTACGGCGACGGGACCCGGGTCGTCGGCATGTCCATGGCGGACCTGGTGAACGGCCGCATCCGCCGCGTCACCGACATCGAGGCCTGGGACGACGTGAGCAGTAAGCATCGCGCCGACTTCGCCGTACCCGACGAGACGCGGACCTTCGACAACGGGCGTCTGGACCTCATCCACCTCGATGAGGGAACGGTCGGGATGTTCCGGCTCGAACCGGGGTGGCGGTGGTCCAAGGATGTCAGGCCGATCGCCGGCACGGAGCTGTGCCAGAACGAACACTTCGCGTTCCACATTTCGGGGACACTGCGCGTCCAGTTCTCCGACGGCACCGAGATCGACCTGAAGCCCGGACAGGTGGCGCACGTGCCGCCCGGACACGACGCGTGGGTGGTCGGTGACGAACCCGTGAGCGTGCTCGACTGGTCCGGCGCTACGCACTACGCCAAGAAGTAG
- a CDS encoding uracil-DNA glycosylase produces MSGRPLNEIMDDGWAKALEPVAGRISEMGEFLRKEIDEGRTYLPAGENVLRAFQQPFDDVRVLIVGQDPYPTPGHAIGLSFAVAPDVKLPGSLRNIYKEYMEDLNLPMPSNGDLTPWTKQGVLLLNRALTVMPGKPASHRGKGWEEVTEQAIRALAERGTPLVSILWGRDARNLRPLMPGVPCVEAPHPSPMSAKYGFFGSRPFSKANALLEEQGAEAVDWRLP; encoded by the coding sequence ATGTCGGGACGACCTTTGAACGAAATCATGGACGACGGCTGGGCCAAGGCTCTGGAGCCGGTGGCCGGCCGTATCTCCGAGATGGGCGAGTTCCTCCGCAAGGAGATCGACGAGGGGCGCACCTACCTGCCCGCCGGGGAAAACGTGCTGCGGGCGTTCCAGCAGCCCTTCGATGACGTCCGGGTGCTGATCGTGGGCCAGGACCCCTACCCCACGCCCGGGCACGCCATCGGGCTGAGCTTCGCCGTGGCCCCCGATGTGAAGCTTCCGGGGAGCCTGCGCAACATCTACAAGGAGTACATGGAGGACCTGAACCTGCCCATGCCCTCCAACGGCGACCTCACCCCCTGGACCAAGCAGGGCGTGCTGCTGCTCAACCGTGCCCTGACGGTAATGCCGGGCAAGCCGGCATCGCACCGGGGCAAAGGCTGGGAAGAGGTGACCGAGCAGGCGATCCGCGCACTCGCGGAGCGCGGCACACCACTGGTATCGATCCTGTGGGGCCGCGACGCCCGCAACCTGCGCCCCCTCATGCCCGGTGTGCCCTGCGTCGAGGCACCGCACCCGAGCCCGATGTCGGCGAAGTACGGCTTCTTCGGCTCGCGCCCGTTCAGCAAGGCCAACGCCCTGCTGGAGGAACAGGGCGCCGAAGCAGTCGACTGGAGGCTTCCCTAG
- a CDS encoding YcxB family protein: protein MSEQRTEAEPIEVAYVPTMADIREALRVRARAAGTWRSALAGAVAFWAMAVAAALVAPTFDHVPVALPAAIGAVSGVCGALCVFLPWALLSSQTRALHQALEPEGDVRVVVDSSGFRCETRASTMTFAWDSYAEYAETAGRFVLLGGRMGTVTLAVLPKRGVRALEDVDRLRRLLDGKLSRAGSPQRRDR from the coding sequence ATGAGCGAGCAGCGGACAGAAGCGGAACCGATCGAAGTGGCCTACGTGCCGACCATGGCGGACATCCGAGAGGCACTGCGAGTGCGGGCACGCGCGGCCGGGACGTGGCGGTCTGCTCTGGCGGGCGCGGTGGCGTTCTGGGCGATGGCCGTCGCGGCTGCGCTGGTCGCCCCGACCTTCGACCATGTACCCGTGGCGCTCCCCGCCGCCATTGGCGCTGTCAGCGGCGTTTGCGGAGCCTTGTGCGTCTTCCTGCCGTGGGCGCTGCTCAGCTCCCAGACGCGTGCTCTCCACCAGGCGCTGGAGCCGGAGGGTGACGTCCGCGTGGTGGTCGACAGTAGCGGATTCCGCTGCGAGACCAGAGCCTCGACCATGACGTTCGCATGGGATTCGTACGCCGAGTATGCGGAGACGGCTGGCCGGTTCGTGCTCCTGGGAGGTCGGATGGGCACGGTTACTCTCGCGGTTCTTCCCAAGCGGGGAGTGCGTGCGTTGGAGGATGTCGATCGTCTGCGACGGCTTCTCGATGGGAAGCTGAGCCGCGCCGGCTCTCCCCAGCGCCGAGACCGTTGA
- a CDS encoding MgtC/SapB family protein, with protein sequence MQGVAVQGWEQLVALLLALVLCSLIGLERQLRQKSAGLRTHTLVGLGAALFVIVSKYGFGDVIDPPDVVLDPSRVAAQIVSGVGFIGAGLVFVRRDIVRGLTTAAAVWLSAAVGTAAGAGLWIIAAAVTAAYFLVVFCYPWILDRLAATEPATAVIQVGYEGERGVLRSIVTQATHSGFVIEEVRSQRAETRRPGPVYVDLAMRVQGKGDVNELAADLSDIPGVHRVDVGPDGENEKE encoded by the coding sequence ATGCAAGGCGTGGCCGTGCAGGGGTGGGAGCAGCTGGTGGCGCTGCTCCTCGCCCTCGTGCTGTGCAGCCTGATCGGCCTGGAGCGCCAGCTCCGGCAGAAGAGCGCGGGACTGCGCACCCACACCCTCGTCGGGCTCGGTGCCGCGCTGTTCGTCATCGTGAGCAAGTACGGCTTCGGCGACGTGATCGACCCGCCGGACGTGGTGCTCGATCCCTCGCGCGTCGCGGCCCAGATCGTCTCGGGCGTCGGCTTCATCGGCGCCGGACTCGTCTTCGTCCGCCGGGACATCGTGCGCGGTCTGACCACCGCCGCGGCCGTGTGGTTATCGGCGGCCGTCGGCACGGCGGCCGGTGCCGGGCTGTGGATCATCGCGGCCGCCGTCACCGCCGCCTACTTCCTGGTGGTCTTCTGCTACCCGTGGATCCTGGACCGACTCGCAGCGACCGAACCGGCCACCGCCGTGATCCAGGTCGGCTACGAGGGCGAACGCGGCGTCCTGCGGTCGATCGTCACCCAGGCCACGCACAGCGGCTTCGTCATCGAGGAGGTACGCAGCCAGCGCGCCGAGACGCGGCGGCCCGGCCCCGTCTACGTCGACCTCGCCATGCGGGTCCAGGGCAAGGGTGACGTCAACGAGCTGGCGGCGGACCTGTCGGACATCCCCGGAGTGCACCGTGTGGACGTGGGGCCTGATGGCGAGAACGAGAAGGAGTAG
- a CDS encoding Uma2 family endonuclease codes for MTTPVVERRVAAPLSSAGRTWPVPPPDGYTADDLDRIPDLPPHTELIDGSLVFVSPQKLFHMQIVDLLKDKLRHLAPDHLKVRREMTVTLAKRQRPEPDIMVVRKEAAADEGRKTTNYLREAIELAVEVVSPDSEERDRERKPELYAKAGIPHFWRIEEDENEDPVVYVYELDPATQAYVATGIYRDRLKLTVPFDIDLDLAEMDEY; via the coding sequence ATGACGACTCCTGTTGTCGAGCGGCGAGTCGCGGCGCCCCTGTCGTCGGCGGGTCGCACCTGGCCCGTGCCCCCTCCGGACGGCTACACCGCCGATGACCTCGACCGAATTCCGGATCTCCCCCCACACACCGAGCTCATCGACGGGAGCCTCGTCTTCGTGAGTCCACAGAAGCTCTTCCACATGCAGATCGTGGACTTGCTGAAGGATAAGCTCCGACACCTGGCTCCTGACCACCTGAAGGTCCGCCGCGAAATGACTGTGACGCTGGCGAAGCGCCAACGACCCGAGCCGGACATCATGGTCGTGAGGAAAGAGGCGGCGGCTGACGAAGGTAGGAAGACCACGAACTACCTCCGTGAGGCTATAGAACTCGCCGTCGAGGTCGTGTCTCCTGACTCCGAGGAGCGTGACCGAGAGCGCAAACCAGAGCTCTACGCCAAGGCGGGGATCCCCCACTTCTGGCGGATCGAGGAAGACGAGAACGAAGACCCTGTGGTCTACGTCTACGAATTGGACCCAGCCACTCAGGCCTACGTCGCGACCGGAATCTACCGTGACCGGCTGAAGCTCACGGTGCCTTTCGACATCGACCTCGACCTCGCGGAGATGGACGAGTACTGA
- the yczR gene encoding MocR-like transcription factor YczR, with the protein MPVGERRINGHLLARLIGRSAYERPYYVAVGRSISGLILDGRIPTHTRLPAERDLATALKLSRTTVTAAYGWLRENGFLDSRQGSGSWTVLPDVGTGAGRGGSIVPDAEHIDLGVAAPSAIEGLRDAARLAVGQLDAHVGGLGYSPHGLPELRHAIARRYVERGLPTTPEQIFVTNGAQHALALLTDLLLEPGDGFLAESPTYPHALDIARRHGARVRTIGVTPGGWDMEYVVDAFRTTKPRLAFLIPDFQNPTGALMDDDERAAVVAEARRSGTSLIIDESVAELAIDSGDQPAPVAAHDTDGRVFTLGSAAKLLWGGLRIGWIRTTPPMVARLMEVRQRGDLSSPVLDQLIVTHLLSDVMRIRAERSSGLRRNRDALVTALRDRLPDWRFTSPSGGLVLWAELPMPVASVLRENAVRHGVHSAPGPVFGAEGTLERFMRFSYTQPPDVLVDAVDRLADAYADTVARPVPMNRDLFV; encoded by the coding sequence ATGCCGGTCGGCGAACGAAGGATCAACGGACACCTGCTTGCCCGTTTGATCGGGCGAAGTGCGTACGAGCGCCCCTACTACGTCGCTGTGGGGAGATCGATCAGCGGTCTCATCCTGGACGGCCGGATTCCCACCCACACGCGGCTGCCCGCCGAGCGCGACCTCGCGACCGCGCTCAAGCTGAGCCGCACCACCGTCACCGCCGCCTACGGGTGGCTGCGCGAGAACGGGTTCCTGGACAGCCGACAGGGGTCGGGGAGCTGGACCGTGTTGCCCGACGTGGGAACCGGGGCCGGACGCGGAGGGTCGATCGTTCCGGACGCCGAGCACATCGACCTGGGGGTCGCCGCCCCCTCGGCCATCGAGGGGCTGCGCGACGCCGCCCGGCTGGCCGTCGGCCAGCTCGACGCCCACGTCGGCGGGCTCGGGTACAGCCCGCACGGCCTGCCCGAGCTGCGGCACGCCATCGCCCGCCGCTACGTCGAGCGCGGCCTGCCCACCACACCCGAGCAGATCTTCGTCACCAACGGGGCCCAGCACGCGCTGGCGCTCCTCACCGACCTGCTGCTGGAACCCGGCGACGGGTTCCTGGCGGAGTCGCCCACCTACCCGCACGCGCTTGACATCGCGCGTCGCCACGGGGCGCGGGTGCGCACCATCGGGGTGACGCCCGGCGGCTGGGACATGGAGTACGTCGTGGACGCCTTCCGCACCACCAAACCGCGGCTGGCTTTCCTCATCCCCGACTTCCAGAACCCCACCGGCGCGCTCATGGACGACGACGAGCGGGCCGCCGTGGTCGCCGAGGCGCGCCGTTCGGGAACCTCGCTGATCATCGACGAGAGCGTCGCAGAACTCGCCATCGACTCCGGCGACCAGCCGGCCCCCGTCGCCGCGCACGACACCGACGGCCGAGTCTTCACCCTCGGCTCCGCCGCCAAGCTGCTGTGGGGCGGACTGCGCATCGGCTGGATCCGGACCACCCCGCCGATGGTCGCCCGGCTCATGGAGGTGCGCCAGCGCGGCGACCTGTCCAGCCCCGTCCTGGACCAGCTGATCGTCACCCACCTGCTCTCCGACGTCATGCGGATCCGTGCCGAACGCAGCAGCGGGCTGCGCCGGAACCGGGACGCCCTGGTCACGGCGCTGCGCGATCGGCTGCCCGACTGGCGGTTCACCTCGCCCAGCGGGGGCCTGGTGCTGTGGGCCGAACTTCCGATGCCCGTGGCCTCGGTGCTGCGCGAGAACGCGGTACGCCACGGCGTGCACTCGGCCCCCGGTCCCGTCTTCGGCGCCGAGGGCACCCTGGAGCGCTTCATGCGCTTCTCCTACACCCAACCGCCTGACGTGCTCGTCGACGCCGTCGACCGGCTCGCCGACGCCTACGCCGACACCGTGGCGCGTCCGGTCCCGATGAACCGGGACCTGTTCGTGTGA
- a CDS encoding AMP-dependent synthetase/ligase encodes MEQTDVLRARQSVEAEIEGLTLVDLLHRTATEHGGLPALSDRVGDGWTTLTWSEYRQAARELAAAYLHTGVDPGDVVALMMPNRSEHLIADMGAVHAGAVPFSVYATFSAEQIEFVAADCAAKVAVLDGADELARWRPGLARLPHLRTVVLLDASAVPEIRADGEPEFVSWAEFTAAGRRAYAADPAAVDARTAAVTPESNATLLYTSGTTGNPKGVYETHHQVLYQVTITQRSAGLPHGAASLSYLSMAHIAERVLSAYLPMTVAGHIHFCPDVLRLGEFLGLVRPHGLFGVPRIWEKLQARLSAALAAAPGEQRTAIESAAEVARAYVEGGQYGRTRTPELEKRFARVDEEVLAPIRALIGLDRAEACIVGAAPMPVDTLRFFAGLGLLIRDVYGMTENCGAVTANRHDAYRFGSVGRPQDGIELSTTDDGELLVRGPVNVGGYLDRPEESAALIDADGWLHTGDIGHIDEDGFVYVVDRKKELIITSGGENIAPATIENRLKEHPLIGQALAYGDRRPYPVALLTLDPDIAPGWAADQGVDAADLAALATHPRVLEEVGRAVEEANGKLARVQQVKKWRLLPAEWTVETEELTPSLKLKRRVIQRKYSDDLGRLYSA; translated from the coding sequence ATGGAGCAGACGGACGTGCTGCGGGCGCGACAGAGCGTCGAAGCCGAGATCGAGGGCCTCACCCTGGTGGACCTGCTCCACCGCACCGCCACGGAGCACGGCGGCCTGCCGGCTCTCTCCGACCGGGTGGGCGACGGCTGGACCACCCTCACCTGGTCGGAGTACCGGCAGGCCGCACGGGAACTGGCCGCCGCCTACCTACACACCGGCGTCGACCCCGGAGACGTCGTCGCCCTGATGATGCCGAACCGCTCCGAGCACCTGATCGCCGACATGGGCGCCGTGCACGCCGGAGCGGTCCCGTTCAGCGTCTACGCCACATTCTCGGCCGAGCAGATCGAGTTCGTCGCCGCCGACTGCGCGGCCAAGGTCGCCGTCCTCGACGGCGCGGACGAACTCGCCCGGTGGAGGCCGGGTCTGGCGCGCCTGCCCCACCTGCGCACGGTGGTGCTGCTCGATGCTTCGGCGGTTCCGGAGATCCGGGCCGACGGCGAGCCGGAGTTCGTGTCCTGGGCGGAGTTCACCGCGGCCGGACGACGCGCGTACGCGGCCGACCCCGCCGCCGTCGACGCCCGGACGGCCGCTGTGACGCCCGAAAGCAACGCCACCCTGCTCTACACGTCCGGCACCACCGGCAACCCCAAGGGCGTCTACGAGACTCACCACCAGGTGCTGTACCAGGTCACCATCACCCAGCGGTCCGCTGGACTGCCGCACGGCGCGGCCTCGCTGTCCTACCTGTCCATGGCGCACATCGCCGAGCGGGTTCTCAGCGCCTACCTGCCGATGACCGTCGCCGGACACATCCACTTCTGCCCGGACGTCCTGCGCCTGGGCGAGTTTCTCGGCCTGGTCCGACCGCACGGCCTGTTCGGCGTCCCGCGGATATGGGAGAAACTCCAGGCCAGACTGTCGGCCGCCCTCGCCGCGGCGCCGGGCGAGCAGCGGACGGCCATCGAGTCCGCGGCGGAGGTGGCGCGCGCGTACGTCGAGGGCGGCCAGTACGGCCGCACCCGCACCCCCGAACTGGAGAAGCGCTTCGCCCGCGTCGACGAGGAGGTGCTGGCGCCCATCCGCGCGCTGATCGGGCTCGACCGAGCCGAGGCGTGCATCGTCGGGGCCGCCCCGATGCCCGTCGACACGCTGCGGTTCTTCGCCGGTCTCGGTCTGCTCATCCGCGACGTGTACGGCATGACGGAGAACTGCGGGGCCGTCACCGCCAACCGCCACGACGCCTACCGGTTCGGAAGTGTCGGCAGGCCCCAGGACGGGATCGAGCTGAGTACCACCGACGACGGCGAACTGCTGGTGCGGGGTCCCGTCAACGTCGGCGGCTACCTCGACCGTCCCGAGGAGTCCGCCGCCCTCATCGACGCCGACGGCTGGCTGCACACCGGCGACATCGGGCACATCGACGAGGACGGGTTCGTCTACGTGGTGGACCGCAAGAAGGAGCTCATCATCACGTCCGGTGGGGAGAACATCGCACCGGCCACCATCGAGAACCGCCTCAAGGAGCACCCGCTGATCGGGCAGGCCCTGGCCTATGGCGACCGCCGTCCCTACCCGGTGGCCCTGCTCACCCTGGACCCCGATATCGCCCCCGGCTGGGCGGCCGACCAGGGGGTGGACGCCGCCGACCTGGCAGCGCTCGCCACGCACCCGCGCGTGCTGGAGGAGGTGGGCCGGGCCGTGGAGGAGGCCAACGGCAAACTGGCGCGGGTCCAGCAGGTGAAGAAGTGGCGCCTGCTGCCGGCCGAGTGGACCGTGGAGACCGAGGAGCTCACCCCCTCGCTCAAGCTCAAGCGGCGCGTGATTCAGCGCAAGTACTCCGACGACTTAGGACGCCTGTACAGCGCGTGA
- a CDS encoding alpha/beta hydrolase: protein MISTREWRLPGGPNGSGHLSARAWVATEEEPDWLAVLVHGYGEHIGRYEHVAGHLCERGAAVYGLDHRGHGHSSGERVLIDDFAGVVEDVHRVITQARTAYRSLPLVLIGHSLGGMIASRYAQVHPAEVTGLVLSAPVLGRWNVVEELLPLDEIPHTPIDPDTLSRDPEVGAAYGADELVWHGPFKRPTLQAIDTELKRIAADGCIGEMPLLWLHGSDDRLVPLTGTRTGIDALAGNDVTARIFPDARHEVFNETNRAEVLDEVTRFAQRFADRG from the coding sequence GTGATCAGTACCAGGGAGTGGCGGCTGCCGGGCGGGCCGAACGGATCAGGGCACCTGTCGGCGCGGGCCTGGGTCGCGACCGAGGAGGAGCCCGACTGGCTGGCGGTGCTCGTCCACGGCTACGGCGAGCACATCGGACGCTACGAGCACGTGGCAGGCCACCTGTGCGAACGCGGCGCGGCGGTCTACGGCCTGGACCATCGGGGGCACGGCCACTCCTCGGGAGAGCGGGTGCTGATCGACGACTTCGCCGGGGTCGTGGAGGACGTGCATCGGGTGATCACCCAGGCCCGCACGGCCTACCGCTCCCTCCCACTCGTGCTTATCGGCCATTCCCTCGGCGGCATGATCGCGTCGCGCTACGCGCAGGTGCACCCCGCCGAGGTCACCGGACTGGTGCTGTCCGCGCCGGTCCTCGGCAGGTGGAACGTGGTCGAGGAACTGCTGCCGCTGGACGAGATCCCGCACACCCCCATCGATCCGGACACGCTCTCGCGCGACCCCGAGGTGGGCGCCGCCTACGGCGCCGACGAGCTGGTCTGGCACGGCCCGTTCAAGCGCCCCACCCTGCAGGCCATCGACACCGAGCTGAAGCGCATCGCCGCCGACGGCTGCATCGGCGAGATGCCGCTGCTGTGGCTGCACGGCTCCGACGACCGCCTGGTGCCGCTCACCGGAACCCGAACCGGAATCGACGCCCTGGCCGGCAACGACGTCACGGCACGGATCTTCCCTGACGCGCGACACGAGGTCTTCAACGAGACCAACCGGGCCGAGGTGCTCGACGAGGTCACGCGCTTCGCCCAGCGGTTCGCGGACCGCGGCTGA
- the moaA gene encoding GTP 3',8-cyclase MoaA → MLADSYGRVATDLRVSLTDRCNLRCSYCMPPEGLEWLPKPELLTDDELNRLIRIGVTILGIEEVRFTGGEPLLRRGLPGIIAAATALRPRPRTALTTNGIGLHRTAPALAEAGLDRVNVSLDTLRPDVFEKLARRRRLDDVLEGMAGAAAAGLTPVKVNAVLMRDINDDEAPELLRYCMEHGYQLRFIEQMPLDAQHGWRRDTMITADEILDRLSASFSLEAADASTRGSAPAELFYVDGGPATVGVIGSVTRPFCGACDRVRLTADGQIRNCLFAREESDLRSLLRDGATDDEIADRWTAAVATKLPGHGINDPTFLQPARPMSAIGG, encoded by the coding sequence ATGCTGGCCGATTCCTACGGAAGAGTGGCTACCGACCTCCGAGTCTCGCTCACCGACCGCTGCAACCTGCGCTGCAGCTACTGCATGCCCCCCGAAGGCCTGGAGTGGCTGCCCAAACCCGAACTGCTCACCGATGACGAACTCAACCGGCTGATCCGCATCGGCGTCACCATCCTGGGCATCGAAGAGGTCCGCTTCACCGGCGGCGAACCGCTGCTCCGCCGCGGGCTGCCCGGCATCATCGCCGCGGCCACCGCTCTGCGTCCGCGCCCCAGGACCGCGCTCACGACCAACGGCATCGGCCTGCACCGCACGGCGCCCGCGCTGGCCGAGGCCGGGCTCGACCGGGTCAACGTCTCCCTGGACACCCTGCGCCCCGATGTCTTCGAGAAGCTCGCCCGCCGCCGACGACTCGACGACGTACTGGAGGGCATGGCGGGAGCGGCCGCCGCCGGTCTCACCCCGGTCAAGGTCAACGCCGTGCTCATGCGCGACATCAACGACGACGAAGCGCCGGAGCTGCTGCGCTACTGCATGGAGCACGGCTACCAGCTGCGCTTCATCGAGCAGATGCCGCTCGACGCGCAGCACGGGTGGCGGCGCGACACCATGATCACCGCCGACGAGATCCTGGACCGGCTGAGCGCCTCCTTCAGCCTGGAGGCCGCCGACGCCTCGACCCGCGGCAGCGCCCCGGCCGAACTGTTCTATGTCGACGGCGGGCCCGCGACAGTGGGCGTGATCGGCTCGGTCACCCGGCCCTTCTGCGGCGCCTGCGACCGGGTCCGGCTCACCGCCGACGGCCAGATCCGCAACTGCCTGTTCGCCCGCGAGGAGTCCGACCTGCGCTCCCTGCTGCGCGACGGCGCCACCGACGACGAGATCGCCGACCGCTGGACCGCCGCTGTGGCCACCAAGCTCCCCGGCCACGGCATCAACGACCCCACGTTCCTGCAGCCGGCCCGCCCGATGTCGGCGATCGGAGGCTGA
- a CDS encoding RtcB family protein: MPYTEAPGARVPIRMWADPQTVEAAAMDQLRNVTRMPWVHGLAVMPDVHYGKGATVGSVIAMRDAVSPAAVGVDIGCGMTAVETSLTAEDLPDDLHRLRSDLEKSIPVGFQMHKTPVNPHRIHGLKTGEWSKFWDRFDDLAPAVRDRRQRAENQLGTLGGGNHFLEVCLDDEGTVWVVLHSGSRNIGKELAEYHIEKARKLPHNQDLPDRDLAVFVADTPEMDAYRRDLFWAQEYARRNRDVMMGLACDVMRKAFPRVRFEQWISCHHNYVAEENYDGVDVLVTRKGAIRAGQGDLGIIPGSMATGTYIVRGLGNPASFNSASHGAGRRMSRNKAKKTFTRADLFEQTKGVECRKDTGVLDEIPGAYKDLESVIDAQTDLVEVVAHLRQVICVKG; encoded by the coding sequence ATGCCGTACACCGAAGCTCCGGGTGCGCGTGTTCCGATCCGGATGTGGGCCGACCCACAGACGGTCGAGGCCGCGGCCATGGACCAGCTCCGCAACGTCACGCGCATGCCGTGGGTGCACGGACTGGCCGTGATGCCGGACGTCCACTACGGGAAGGGCGCCACCGTCGGCTCGGTCATCGCCATGCGCGACGCGGTGTCCCCGGCCGCCGTCGGCGTCGACATCGGCTGCGGCATGACCGCCGTCGAGACGTCGCTGACGGCCGAGGACCTCCCCGACGACCTGCACCGCCTGCGCTCGGACCTGGAGAAGTCCATCCCGGTCGGGTTCCAGATGCACAAGACCCCGGTGAACCCGCACCGCATCCACGGGCTCAAGACCGGTGAGTGGTCCAAGTTCTGGGACCGCTTCGACGACCTCGCCCCCGCTGTGCGGGACCGGCGCCAGCGCGCCGAGAACCAGTTGGGCACGCTGGGCGGCGGCAACCACTTCCTCGAAGTCTGCCTGGACGACGAGGGCACGGTGTGGGTCGTGCTGCACTCCGGATCCCGCAACATCGGCAAGGAGCTCGCCGAGTACCACATCGAGAAGGCCCGCAAGCTGCCGCACAACCAGGACCTGCCCGACCGCGACCTCGCGGTGTTCGTCGCCGACACCCCGGAGATGGACGCCTACCGCCGCGACCTGTTCTGGGCCCAGGAGTACGCGCGCCGCAACCGCGACGTCATGATGGGCCTGGCCTGCGACGTCATGCGCAAGGCGTTCCCGCGGGTGCGCTTCGAGCAGTGGATCTCCTGCCACCACAACTACGTGGCCGAGGAGAACTACGACGGTGTCGATGTACTGGTCACCCGCAAGGGCGCGATCCGGGCCGGACAGGGGGATTTGGGGATCATCCCCGGTTCCATGGCGACCGGCACCTACATCGTGCGCGGCCTGGGCAACCCGGCCTCGTTCAACTCCGCCTCGCACGGCGCCGGCCGCCGGATGAGCCGGAACAAGGCCAAGAAGACCTTCACCCGCGCCGACCTGTTCGAGCAGACCAAGGGCGTGGAGTGCCGCAAGGACACCGGCGTGCTCGACGAGATCCCCGGCGCGTACAAGGATCTGGAGTCGGTGATCGACGCCCAGACCGACCTCGTCGAGGTCGTCGCCCACCTGCGCCAGGTCATCTGCGTGAAGGGCTGA
- a CDS encoding VOC family protein, translated as MTDFYHVCFAVPDIEPAMRDLTTAAGVEWNPVKQDKLGEWEFQIVFSRKARPSSHAAPYIELIQGPPGSPWDVTETGARCDHIGFWAQDLEAQSRRWEAEGFPTDFSGCPYGRPFAYHRADSLGIRLELVDASRQAGFLAAWDPEGGAMPVLDT; from the coding sequence ATGACCGACTTTTACCATGTCTGCTTCGCCGTGCCGGATATCGAGCCCGCCATGCGAGACCTCACGACAGCGGCCGGCGTCGAATGGAATCCCGTAAAACAGGACAAGCTCGGTGAGTGGGAATTCCAGATCGTTTTCTCGCGCAAAGCGCGTCCGTCATCCCACGCCGCCCCCTACATCGAACTGATCCAGGGGCCACCGGGCAGCCCGTGGGACGTGACGGAGACCGGCGCCCGCTGCGACCACATCGGCTTCTGGGCCCAGGACCTGGAAGCGCAGTCGCGGCGCTGGGAAGCGGAAGGCTTCCCCACCGACTTCAGCGGATGCCCCTACGGAAGGCCGTTCGCCTACCACCGTGCCGACAGCCTCGGCATCCGCCTGGAACTCGTCGACGCCTCCCGCCAGGCCGGCTTCCTGGCCGCCTGGGATCCGGAAGGCGGCGCCATGCCCGTCCTGGACACGTAG